The following are encoded together in the Strongyloides ratti genome assembly S_ratti_ED321, chromosome : 2 genome:
- a CDS encoding LIM and SH3 domain protein 1, whose product MSKKCARQECGKTVYPIEELKCLDKTWHKQCFKCTVCGMALNMKNYKGYNKMPYCEPHYPKTKATIVVDTPEMKRLADNTKLQSKVQYTADFEKMKGTKIEIVDDPELQRHLKNSQFVSKVAYQGELEKKKLMEEVRPQKEVDEKSDSGISNASQCISSTNEVNQMRPVGSIADYDPLNGNWGSASNNNNNNNNNNNYKKQNGGTIKNLTDALRQSSITTPTKVSNRTDSGVTSPTNTVSTPRFNSKQTGFTVKALYDYTAADNDEVSFLENDIIVNCQKVDDGWMTGTVQRTLQWGMLPANYVEMVKPVKRNIYIK is encoded by the exons atgAGCAAGAAGTGTGCTCGTCAGGAATGTGGAAAAACTGTTTATCCTATAGAAGAATTAAAATGTCTTGATAAAACATGGCATAAACAATGTTTTAAATGTACAGTATGTGGAATGGcattaaatatgaaaaattataaaggttataataaaatgccATATTGTGAACCTCATTATCCAAAAACAAAAGCTACGATTGTTGTTGACACACCGGAAATGAAAAGACTTGCTGATAATACTAAACTTCAATCAAAG gtTCAATATACAGctgattttgaaaaaatgaaaGGAACTAAAATTGAAATAGTAGATGATCCTGAATTACAaagacatttaaaaaattctcaATTTGTTTCAAAAGTAGCATATCAAGGTGAActtgaaaagaaaaaattgatgGAAGAAGTAAGACCACAAAAGGAGGTAGATGAAAAAAGTGATTCTGGTATTTCTAATGCATCACAATGTATTTCATCCACAAATGAag taaatcAAATGCGTCCAGTTGGTAGTATTGCAGATTATGATCCCCTTAACGGAAATTGGGGATCAGCAagcaataataataataataataataacaataataattataaaaaacaaaatggtggaacaattaaaaatttgactGATGCCTTAAGACAATCCTCAATAACAACACCAACAAAAGTTTCTAATCGTACTGATTCTGGTGTAACATCCCCAACAAATACCGTCTCAACACCAAGATTTAACTCAAAACAAACCGGTTTTACTGTTAAAGCTCTATACGATTACACGGCTGCAGATAATGATGAAGTAAGTTTTCTTGAAAATGATATCATTGTCAATTGTCAAAAAGTTGATGATGGGTGGATGACAGGAACTGTACAAAGAACATTACAATGGGGAATGCTTCCAGCTAATTATGTAGAAATGGTTAAACCAgtcaaaagaaatatttatattaaataa